The Hyalangium gracile genome includes a window with the following:
- a CDS encoding eCIS core domain-containing protein has product MARWDAPREAAPLLPAATAELERRGHRLDRIPTRAELRGRIEVRGDAASEQEADRLAEAALGHGRAVSSAASTASPGLEGPVDAGTERAIHAARGQGQPLVGSLRAPLEQALGLELGGVRVHLDERAHGLSRSLGARAFTVGQDLFFQRGEYNPATAEGRHVIAHEVAHVAQQSASGSSSLPLRRMPGKGSQGGQEALDKALEELQKKRNGAPLAKGIFDKVATTHNLDAVTLRDAYNRKNYDHPTHREKREKLQKEDETKKTPDWKLSTRVASVEELVTNNEISVAELMNVYMTSSDKNGGYSIRVRLNNMTGHVLHAHMTADHDVAQGPDPVHIKKTTGNTKEVASDSHPVPPELRALLLPPKETIKQAKESYDAAKLNNVSNEN; this is encoded by the coding sequence ATGGCGCGGTGGGATGCGCCTCGAGAGGCCGCCCCCCTGCTCCCCGCCGCCACCGCGGAGCTCGAGCGGCGCGGCCACCGGCTCGATCGCATCCCCACGCGCGCGGAGCTGCGCGGACGGATCGAGGTCCGCGGTGACGCCGCGTCCGAGCAGGAGGCAGACCGACTGGCCGAGGCGGCCCTCGGGCACGGACGGGCCGTCTCCAGCGCGGCGTCCACCGCCAGCCCAGGCCTCGAGGGCCCCGTGGACGCCGGCACCGAGCGCGCCATCCATGCCGCGCGGGGCCAGGGGCAGCCGCTGGTGGGCAGCCTCCGTGCGCCGCTGGAGCAGGCGCTGGGCCTGGAGCTGGGCGGTGTCCGCGTCCATCTGGACGAGCGGGCCCACGGCCTCAGCCGCTCGCTGGGCGCACGCGCCTTCACGGTCGGCCAGGATCTGTTCTTCCAGCGGGGCGAGTACAATCCCGCCACGGCCGAGGGCCGTCATGTCATCGCGCACGAGGTGGCCCACGTGGCGCAGCAGAGCGCCTCGGGCTCGTCGTCACTCCCCCTCCGGCGCATGCCCGGAAAGGGCTCGCAGGGCGGGCAGGAGGCTTTGGACAAGGCGCTCGAGGAACTTCAGAAGAAGCGCAACGGCGCACCCTTGGCGAAGGGGATCTTCGACAAGGTCGCGACAACACACAACCTCGACGCGGTCACCCTGCGCGACGCCTACAATCGGAAGAATTACGATCATCCGACCCACCGTGAGAAGCGCGAGAAGCTCCAGAAGGAAGACGAGACGAAGAAGACGCCCGACTGGAAGCTCTCGACCAGGGTTGCATCCGTCGAAGAGCTCGTCACGAACAACGAGATCAGCGTGGCGGAGCTCATGAACGTCTACATGACGAGTTCCGACAAGAACGGCGGCTACTCGATCAGGGTGCGGCTCAACAACATGACCGGGCACGTCCTGCATGCGCACATGACGGCGGACCATGACGTCGCGCAGGGCCCTGACCCGGTCCACATCAAGAAGACGACGGGTAACACGAAGGAGGTTGCCAGCGACTCGCACCCAGTGCCTCCTGAGCTCCGGGCGCTTCTGCTGCCTCCCAAGGAGACCATCAAGCAGGCGAAGGAGAGTTACGACGCCGCTAAACTCAATAACGTCTCCAACGAGAATTGA
- a CDS encoding TlpA disulfide reductase family protein — MTRVIHQSHDTHLTRATVDGDALWLDRDELERATGWLWKPHGLCRGETCVPIPRGTDRRWVDGDRLDAAGLWRYAGWPVVRSGSGDIWVLGEGASSRASALTSLEAPDFELPELDGRLHRLSDYRGRKVFLVTWASWCGCRADLPVWQSLYEATREHGLTVLAIALDQPDAARPWLETASPGYPCLIDRDHLTAELYNLVNVPQAVWIDEAGRMVRPPETAGMTDSFRRMDRKSFTMPPEAQENRQRVKTAYLDAVRDWAVRGAASPYALDAEAVMARLTVPDAAIAEAHAHFRLGQALVRDGQTAEAAAEFAEASRLHPDSWAMWRQTADKDARGLAVSDAFWRRVDALGDRPYYAPVDLG; from the coding sequence ATGACGAGAGTGATCCACCAATCGCATGACACGCACCTGACGCGTGCGACGGTCGACGGCGACGCCCTCTGGCTGGACCGCGACGAGCTCGAGCGCGCCACTGGCTGGCTCTGGAAGCCCCACGGCCTGTGCCGAGGCGAGACCTGCGTACCGATACCTCGCGGCACGGACCGGCGCTGGGTCGACGGCGACCGGCTCGATGCGGCGGGCCTGTGGCGGTACGCCGGCTGGCCCGTCGTTCGCAGCGGGTCGGGTGACATCTGGGTGCTGGGCGAGGGCGCCTCGAGTCGAGCCAGTGCGCTGACCTCCCTGGAGGCGCCCGACTTCGAGCTGCCCGAGCTCGACGGACGGCTGCATCGCTTGTCCGACTATCGGGGCCGCAAGGTCTTCCTGGTGACGTGGGCCTCGTGGTGTGGCTGCCGCGCAGATCTGCCCGTGTGGCAGTCCCTCTACGAAGCCACCAGGGAGCATGGCTTGACGGTGCTGGCGATCGCGCTGGACCAGCCCGACGCGGCCCGGCCATGGCTCGAGACGGCCTCGCCCGGCTACCCCTGCCTGATCGATCGCGATCACCTGACGGCCGAGCTGTACAACCTGGTCAACGTGCCGCAGGCCGTCTGGATCGATGAAGCCGGGCGCATGGTCCGGCCGCCCGAGACCGCGGGTATGACCGACAGCTTCCGGCGCATGGATCGCAAGAGCTTCACGATGCCGCCGGAGGCGCAAGAGAACCGCCAGCGGGTGAAGACAGCGTATCTCGACGCGGTGCGCGACTGGGCTGTCCGTGGCGCCGCGAGCCCGTACGCCCTGGATGCAGAGGCCGTCATGGCGCGGCTGACCGTTCCCGACGCGGCGATCGCCGAAGCCCACGCGCATTTTCGTCTGGGCCAGGCGCTGGTTCGCGACGGACAGACCGCGGAGGCCGCGGCCGAGTTCGCCGAGGCCAGCCGGCTGCACCCGGATTCCTGGGCGATGTGGCGGCAGACGGCCGACAAGGATGCGCGCGGTCTGGCCGTCAGCGATGCGTTCTGGCGGCGCGTCGACGCGCTGGGCGACCGGCCCTACTACGCGCCGGTCGATTTGGGGTAG